Below is a window of Corvus cornix cornix isolate S_Up_H32 chromosome 2, ASM73873v5, whole genome shotgun sequence DNA.
ACTAGTGAGTGAAATAGTAGCCATCCATGTATTCTCTGccactttgttattttttacttcagaatttttctttgttatatGGCCACAGAAACTAAGAGCATTCATGAAAAGTTGTTTTGCTTCTAACCTAGGAAAAGGACTACTTCTGTCTTAGGTTAGTAGCATGATGATTCCTTTTACCtaataatgaattttttaatgCCTGGGGGACAAATCTACTTTTTGGGCTACCTTTTGTGAAAGAAATCACACATCAAAGTGGCTGGTGATACTATCCAAAAATAGGGATTAAATTCCCAATTCTATACAAGATACACAGTAACGGAGAAAAAAATAGGGCAGCACTTGGACACAGTACTATACAATAAATAGCCATGCTgctcatttaaaattatgtaactAGAAAAGTAACTAAATTCAAGccatatttaaataattaaagcaaCCTTGGCCAAAatattatagaatcatagaatggatcaggttggaagggacctcaaaggTCATCTAgatccaaccccctgccatgggcagggataccttccactagaccaggtcgctcagagccccatccaacctggccttgagcacttgCAGGGATGAGGTATCTACAGTTTCTCTGCAccacctgttccagtgcctcaccaccgtctaagtaaagaatttcttcctaccCTCTGtaagtttaaagccattcccccatgtcctgtcactacgtgtccttgtaaaaagtcctcTTGCTTTCTTGTAcgttcccttcaggtactggaaggctgcaaacGGGTCACCCCATAACCCTTCTCCTTTCCACACTGAACAACGCccactctctcagcctttcctccatccctctgatcacctttgTGGCCTCTTCTGGGCTTGCTCCAGCAGATCCATGTCTCTCCTGCAATGGGGACCCCAGAGttggatgcagtgctccaggtggagTAGACAGGGAGAATCACCTGTATGTAATATATCACTATAAACCCCTTCTGAAAATCAAAGGGCTGTCTCAGTGCCACGTATGCACCCAACTTCTACCAACCTGACCGTAGCAGAATAATTAAGTTGGCAGTTTTATGATGGATTTCATTCCCTGTATCCTTTTCAGGACAATGAAACTCTTAACTCTTTTGCCTCACCTTTAAACAACCCCTGTAGCAATGGGGAACAAAGACGACGGACCCTCTCGCATGTCCCAAGAAGATCCATTTATTGCCAACAATCGCCCCCTCTTCCCACCCTCGATCTCAACCGGAACCAAAGCGAAGCCTGACAGAACTTAATAGCAGAAGGGCACCCATTGGCTGGCACAGCTGCGGTGCTGCTGTCCACGCGTCCTATCACCCAATCAGCTTCCCGCTCACATGCCATCCACGCGTTCTGCCATCCAATCACAGTCTCACTTCCAACTGTCACTCAACCGACTCTCTCCTCGCCCCAAGTGCCTCTCAGCCCTCAACCGACTTCGTCCCGCCCGCAGCTGTGCATTTCCTGCTGGGCCTTCTGGTGGCGGTGAGCCTCGACCACTTCAACAGATATAACCCCATATTCCACAAATCCCTTCGACTTTTAACCCGGGTTGGTGAGTGCTCAGGCCTCTCCTGTGAGGGGAGCCCAGCTGAGAGGCAGACACGGGTGTGCACGTACCCAGtacccaccaccaccacacacCTTCCCAGCAGTCCCGATGCCACAGGGAGCAGTAGGCGCCTCTCAGGAAGGCCGTGGCAGGCTCTGCCCTACGtctctgtggcagcagctctcaggcGGTGTGAGGGCCGTGCCAAGAaagtcctggtggacaacaagctgtcaATGAGCCAGCAGCATGCCCATGTGCCCAAGGATGCCagtggtatcctggggtgcattaagaagagcattgccagcaggttgaggaagatgatcctgcccctctattcagccctggtgaggctgcacctggagtgctgtgtccagttctaCACTCCACAGAACAAGACAGGTAGTTCCTGGAACAGGCCCTGTGGAGGGTTACGAGGACAATTAGGGCAGCATCTCTCTTAAGAGGGAAGGTTgggggagctgggcctgttcagcctcgaCAGAAAACGACTGAAAGCAGACTTTATTGATACCTATAAATATCTAAAGTGGGCGGATGTCAAGAGGATGCAGTTAGGCTCTCCTTGGTAGTGCCGTGCAGTCGAATATGAAGCAacgggcagaaactgatgcacaaggaagttccacctgaatgcgaggaaaaacttctttactgtgcagttGACCGcgcactggaacagactgtccagagaggttgtggagtccctctcactggagatactccaGAACCGTCGAGATGCAATCTTGTGCCATGTGCTTTAAGATGACCCTGTTTGGGCAcggaggttggaccagatgacccagTGAGGTCCCGTCCAACCTGACCCGTTCTGTGCGAGGGACGGCAGGCGGGCGGCCCCCACGGCCGGGCGGCCGAGGCTGCCGGGCCCTGCTCGCCGCGGGCAGCCGGGGCGCAGGCGCTGCCCGCGCGGcagcgggcggggcggggctgcCCGGCTGCCCCGGGGTGCCCGGGCCGGTGCCTGCTGCCGCTCCCGGTGCCCGCGCTGCCGGCGGGACGGGGCCGCGCTGGTGCGGGGACCACGCAGGCCGGGGAGCGCGGCGGGacgggagcggggcggggcggcggcgcggcggccgGCGCAGATCGGCGGAGGGCGAGCAGGCGAACGCCGGAGCTGCTACATCCGGGCTGCGGCGGCGGCACCTGCCGCGGCGGGGGCCTCGGTGACATTGGGGCTCGGTGGTTGAAGGGGGAGGCAGCGCTGCGGAGCCCGCAGAGAGTGAGACTTTCGCCCGCACCCGCCGCCACCAACCCGCCACCACCGCACCGCCACCACCGCCATGGTGCTACGCGTTATCTTCACCCACGCGAAGAAGCACCCGGCTGTGAGTACCTGGGCGCGAGTacccggccccggccccgcgcccgccctcCCCTGCCGCCGCTCGGTGCCCCCAGCCGCGCCGGTCGCCTCGTCCTCGCCCATCCGTCCCTTGGCATTCCTGTGCATGCCGGGCCCCTGGACCGGCCAGAGCTGGTTCAGCAGCCACGGTCCGGTCCCCTTTTTCCTCTGGTCTCTGCGGCCTTGCTTGTGCTGCAAGGCTCGAGGTGGCCCTTCTGTTCTTCTTGCGCATCAATTTGCCCCCACAGTCCCACTCTGATGTTTTCGGTTTGTAATCTGAGTACGGACGGTAGGAGCTGTTTTGGCAGTGGAGGGAAGGATGTGTGTCTCAGAAACGCGTGGTGACgggatttttggtttgggtttgctttctCTTGAAGCAGTAGTGGTTTTTTACATCTGCCTCTTCATAGCTGCTGGTTCCTCAATGACCCCAGGGATGTCCTGCAAACAGGAAGGTCATGCCAGGGGTTTAGAGGGCCACGCTTTTGTGGCTCAAAGTCTGTAAGATTGTTTTTTGGTTTGCCATAGCTGCAGTCAGAAGTGCTATGTATGAATACTATTTTGCTGTATCATAGTATGATactaaatttttttgttgttactcCAGTTGATCCCTCTGTTTGTGATCATTGGATCTGGAGGTGTTGGTGCAGGCCTGTATCTCATGCGTTTGGCGATGTTCAACCCTGATGTCTGGTATGTATACAGTAATCCCCAATGCCAGTCCTCTTGCTGCATGTGTTACACTCCACTGCCTTGGCTTTTATGTTCCTGGAGGCCTTAATGTCTTGATCCAGTATCACCTGACATGAAGTGTGTGGAATCTTCCTTGATTTGGTGATTTGTTGATTTGTTTACCATGATATTTCGAGACTGCTGGCAAAGGACGATGCCTTTTGCTGTGAAAACTTCTTGGATGGGTCACTCCATGACCTAATAACCACAATACgtatatgaatatatttttttaaaattttgaagatAATGTTAATATTCTCTCACGTCTTGCATTTCTCTCAATAGCTGGGACAAGAAAAATAACCCAGAACCTTGGAACAAATTGTCTCCCAGTGACCAGTACAAGgtaaaatgagaaatacagattttttagGAAGCATAATATTAGGTGTAGCCTACTGCTTTAGGATGTTTGATTATATAGGGAAAGTAGTTGAATGAGTGATGTATTTGTTCTGTGCAGCATTTGTTTCTATCTAGAACCCTGAGCAGAGATGGCTGAGTTCGAGATTTAAAACTTTCCTAATGATGCTTGATAATGGGATGAAAGGAGTCTATATGAAAACAGTCATATCTACTGCACTGTAAGGAAAAGAGGAACTATGTATGAGAGGAAGAATTTACTGGCTCATAATACTCAGAAATAAACTAAAGGGAGaaagacaaaaccccaaaagttGTGAACTACAGTTTTCTAAGCTCTATAAGCTGGTGGCCTATACTCATGAGAAGCACTGCaggaaaatgtcagtgtttaACATAACCATGAATTCAGTTCTGCAGTTGATTTTTTGAGCACAAAACAGTATTGTGAGTAACTGGATGCAATAGAAATGTTCTTTAGCTGATACTCAGCTAATTTCATTGAACTAATGAGGAAGCATGCAAAGATGTCTAAAACATTGGATAGTTTACAGAAATCCTAGCATCGTAGAATCATTTATGTTGGCAAAGACCTCCAAGATTATTGATTtcaacctttgactgaacaccatGTTGTCACCTAGACCgcagcactaagtgccatgtccagtcatttcttctACGCTTCAGTGATGGTGGCTCCATCCTCACCCAGGGCAATCTATTTCAATGTTTGACAGTCCTTCCAGTGattaaattcttcctgatgtccaacctgatcctcccctgatgcagcttgaggctgtgtcctctcatcgtgttgctggttgcctgggagaagaggccaacccctacctggctacaccctcctttcagggagttgtagagagtgatagTCTCCCCTGAGCTTCCTGTTCTCGAGGCTGAACAACAACAGCTCCCTCAGACATGCCTCATATGACTTACTCTCAAtacccttcaccagcttcattgcccttctctgaacaCGAATCATGTTTTAATCATGTTTTACAGAAGTGCTGTTTTAGTGAATTGCTgttaagaatattttaagattaTTCTCAAGCTACAAAAAAGGCAAACTTACTATGTTTGCCTACCTGAAGGGAACGTACAAGAAAGCAAGCTAGCGTCTTGTTCAGTACCATATGCTACTATTCCAGTCCTTAAAATAAGtagaaaaaccccacagttcCAAAGTAAAACAGGTTGCAGTTCCCTTAAGAGTCCATGAAGAACatttcattctttgttttcattgccGATTCTGGAATGTTGCTGGTTTGTAAATATCTAAACTTGGCAAATCCAGCATAGTGCACAGCACAAATTCTTTTAAAGAGTGCATGACTTCTGTAGCACTCCCCTTCTGCCTTAACATGCAGGCACAGCCTCGGGGTTTGCCATATTTGGGTGTGTGTATCATTGGGGACATTCTTTTCCAAATCTACACTGTGGGAAATGAAAAGGATGTATACTCTAATTTGAGGATGACTCTTTAGTAAAAAGTTCTTGTTAGTCTTAGCTTTTGATGAGGTTTTTTCTATTGTAAACTTCTTTTTGTCATATTAACTACGtctttttccaaagaaagagTTGAAGACCTGATCATTACTGTAGGAGTTGCACAGAAAGCTGTAATTTGAATGTGCTGTaggctgttttgtttcctttgagaaagttaaaaaaaattaaaaattgggTATAACTAAAAATAATCAAGCTAATAGTTAcgtgtttttctttcttttgtttttttaagaaaaacatctaTGTGCTTGATGTCAAGTCAGGCTGGGATGCCAAAATATGCTGTTAGTCTGTAAACTCATTGTCCTCAGTCATTTTTCGGGTTGTTCTGGATTGCTTGTAACAGGATCCAATGATAATAATATAAACTGAGTGTGTTGGAGGATCTGTTCTTGCTTTCATTCCTCCTTGTCATCCTTCGCAGTTCTAGATGCAACTACTTAAACCAAACTTGGCTTTTGCAGCACTGCAGTAAAAATGTTCCTTTGTGCCACTGTCTGTTCACAGACACTGTGCTTTGTGCCACTCGGCAAGCTGGCTTTTGCCTTCAGTATACAGGAGCCAtagattttgagaaaaatggATAAACTCAGCAGTACTGTAAAAAGTTCATCTGAATGGACTTATAATTCTGAGGGTTAAGAAGAGGAACTGTGGGTTTTCTGTAGTGGAAGACATGAGCACTGCTTCATTTTAAGTGCAGAGCTTCTAATACTGGGTGTagaattaatattaaaaagttACTGCTTATcaaaagttttaatttattattgtCCAGTTCACAGActcaaaatattatttcagtttccTGAGTTGAATGATGCATATTTTTAGTAAATACCAGGGAAAATGTGTAGTCAAgcttcttaatattttttcctttctctttcctagTTCTACTCGGTTAATGTGGACTACAGTAGACTGAAAAAGGACCGTCCTGACTTCTGAAAACACACTCATGTCCATAAGCTGCACAGAAAGATCTTCCAGAAGCCGTCCGCACAAGTGTCATGCTTAATCATCCAGGAAATACTCAAATTTGCCTCACACAGCACTAGGTCATGTGTTCGAAACTGTTTTGATGAGGcttaataaatgtttaaaacttGAAGTGTCTGCTCcttcattttgcaaaatgaCAATATCCTCCTTTTAACAGTTTCTGCTGTATGGTTTGTCACTTAGCAAAAGCCAGTTTATGTTTCCTggacaagaaaacaaagttgtGATGGGCTTTATGCTCAGTGTGTTGATCTCAGAATAATAACTACATGCTCATGCAATGTAAAACTGCGACATGCAGTTACACCAAACTTCAAGAACTTGAAGGCATGTATTtatatgtgtgcatgtatattttttttaattgcaccTGAATTTATCTACTTGCCACTTTAAGTGGTTGCAGAAAAGTCAATGCCAACAAGTCATTATCCATCAGGGAGGCAGCAGATGTTGCCATATGTtgctggagagaaggaaaaaaaaagccagactgACCTCTCcaaaaggttttgtttctgttcttttgttttttcttttcaaatcaagcaggtttttttaataaacagaaagacaagtttcaatatttaaaaaataaaattctatgaACATTCTCAACATTTCCTGTGGATCACAGTTTTAAGGAAGGGAAGCACATAGAAGAAGGTACAGGTTTTGGGACATAATTAGCTATTCATGTAAgaacaaaaataccttttagAAAGGACAAAATCTTACACTTTAGTACTTGGCTGAGTCTTACTATGGGaagactaaaagaaaatatttttgcaagtCTGTAACTTATGGTAGGTTCTTTGTGCTTTACTGTGAACATCTGGCATTTCCTTGGATAAGGGACATTAATTCTGGACCATGACAGAGTACAGCTGTTCTTACTTGATACTCTGCTTAAAGTAGACTCCAAGAATGTAGATGACTAGAGCAACTATTACAAGTAATAAATCAAGCAGCAAGAACTTTTATTGGAGAAGAAAGACTATTCTGTGGTAATTGCAAAGTAACAGATATTTGCAAAGACTTCgtattttatatggaaaaatcTTGTAGGTGCATGGATGATGTTTATTTGGTAGCAGTTCAGATTAACCCTTCATTATGTACTGAACAGGTGGATTCActcagtttttatttgcttgtttgagAGGTTCTCAAGAAGTCTGAATAAGAGAATGTGTGTTACAAAAGACATGGTTACAGTGGTGGGCAAAGCCTGTAGGTGTCCTTGGGGAATGGTTGCTCTCTGGATCCAAACAGAATGTTCTGTTGCAACActttaattcagttttaaaagtatGTTGTGTAAAAATGGGAAGAGTGTGTTATAACTTGAAAGCTGGCACTTTGTTTGGATTTTACCTCTTCAAATGCAGATTCTCTGGACGTTAAGAAGGACCAATAACCAGGAAGTAAACCCAGTTCTTAGGTGACACAAGGTTATTATTCCTTTTGTCCACAGCTGACTAAAGCATGGGATCATGTCTTTCTTAATAAAGGCACTTAAATGCATATTTCAATTATATTTAACAAGCACTTAAGCTATTTAAATCTTTAAATACAGGTTGactagaaaacaaaagacaattAATTCAATGTTACTTTGTGGTGGCTGGTCAGCCTGTGGTACAAGGGAGGAAGAGTTCTGTGCTAAGACAGTTCCAAGCACCAGAAACTTCTGTCAGGTTAGGGTGAGAAGGGAAGCCTCTCCCAGAATGCTTTGTTCTGTTATGGTAACGTACCCCAGTTCTGCATTCCTGGTTGGCTGTTGGCCACCTAGCCCCCTTGCTACCTTTTATGTTTCATGTCCCAGAaagttctccactccaggttccccccATTGGCCTTTGCCCCTCGCCACTCCCCCAGAGCCTCTCCATTGgctcccattccctagtccTGTCTTTGTACTGCCCCGTGCCCTCAGATCCTTGGTCCCTGGTGCTCTCGCCGCTCCCTTACTTAAATCTGGACTCTTCATTGCTCTCTCTCTTTGCCCCTGGAATCCTTCATCATGTGGAAACAATACACTGCTCCTGTGGAACACTATGCAGAgatccttcctgcctctttgctgtCAATCCACATTACTAAGCTACCCATGAGTTTGTGCATGCACgcgtgtgtgagtgtgtggctGATCCTGCCGAGCAGCTTTGCTAAGGAGATGCTCTTGGAAGACCGCTGCACCCCAAGCTACGGCACAGAAGCCGCAGAGAGCATGGGCTAGTGATACTACTTGGTTTTGCTCATTACAGCATACTTGCTCCTGAAAATACACCAAACTTAAAGTCTTCTAAGTTTATTTATTCTAGAAGTCATTATCCTGAGGGgacacttctttctttttcttttagggGTATACTTTTGTCCTGTGTTAAATGTAGGGGATAATAGTCACCATTACTTGCCAAACTTAAAACTCTTGACAAGAATCTTAAAAACTGCTCCTTCAAAACCATCATCTACCTCTTTCTTCATGAAGCCAAAGATGGTATTATTCCCTGAGGACAGCATGAAGAAATGACTGCAGTTTGGATTCTTAGGATTCCATCTTCTTACATTTATCTTTGGCTATTAACTTTTATGAGACAAGGAAATCCCATCATTagtaggaaaagcaaaatcctttATTAATGCCGTGGCTTGTCATTTTGTTTGATCAGATGTGTTATCTGAGAAGAGACTGATGTTGTGCTGTCTTAGGTTTCAACTGAGATGGATATAGCCGCTCGATTCCTGTTCGTGGCAGATGTTTTTGGAATGGTTAGTGTGGACCTGGTCTTCATGTCCTTTTCACGAGCCACATACAGAAGATTCATCTCTTATTTTTGCAGTGCAACATTGTGCCTGCCACTGTCAGATTTTCCTTAACAGTTATTCTCTGCCTCCTTATCAGTGGTCCTGATATGCAGTGTTGTAAACGAGGCtgagacttttttaaaaagaaaagccaacttgtttatttattaatgacTGAGAGCGGGAACCCAGGATAAGCCCAGGCTCTGCACGACAAGCTAGAGTAAaccaacacacaaaaaaggacAGTGTGACCCACTGGGTGCGCCCTTGGACCCCAAGTTCTGCAGGAGGACCCCAGATAAAGTCCCAGGTCCGTTCTTATGCCCTTTGTCCATTCACAATTGGTGGATTTTGGATCCTTCTTCTCATTGGCTTGCTTCCAGGGGTTCTATTGGTCTTTATCAAGATGCATTTTTGTCCAATCATTTCCTGAGGGCATCGAATGATTGGATAATCCTTTTCCCAGTAGAGGCCCAAGATGTTGACATCGCCTGCATGAGGTAATTTTCTAGTCCATCACATCATCACATCCCCAATTGCGTCTCCACCTTGTGCTAACACTCTGATATTACACCTGGACAGTCTCAAAATATCCTCAGTTAACATGCCCATTTATTCAACTATGAACTCCCCTCTTTTATATCT
It encodes the following:
- the NDUFA4 gene encoding cytochrome c oxidase subunit NDUFA4 encodes the protein MVLRVIFTHAKKHPALIPLFVIIGSGGVGAGLYLMRLAMFNPDVCWDKKNNPEPWNKLSPSDQYKFYSVNVDYSRLKKDRPDF